A section of the Virgibacillus sp. NKC19-3 genome encodes:
- a CDS encoding gluconate 2-dehydrogenase subunit 3 family protein, protein MADEKNDKQQSEISRRKFIKNTGYVAGGAIGGGILGSILGTNFLDGNQQQTAPESTDEANNFNRALMYFTRQEDFDVLSAATERIFPEDDNGPGAIELGVPFFIDHQLAGGYGNNDREYMQGPFYPGSDFQGYQTRLKRRDVFDVGIQAIQRESQNEFNASFLDLEGEQQDEILQKFQDDEVDMKGVTPTTFFELLRSATIEGAYSDPLYGGNGNMQGWVMKEYPGNYMSYIDEMEEEEFIEKEPKALRSHMSS, encoded by the coding sequence GTGGCAGATGAAAAAAATGATAAGCAACAATCTGAAATATCACGGCGGAAGTTTATAAAAAATACTGGTTATGTAGCTGGTGGAGCAATTGGTGGTGGTATTCTTGGTTCGATTCTCGGCACCAATTTTCTGGATGGGAATCAGCAACAAACGGCACCAGAATCTACAGATGAAGCGAATAACTTTAATCGTGCACTGATGTATTTCACTAGACAAGAGGATTTCGATGTACTAAGTGCAGCAACCGAGCGAATTTTTCCGGAAGATGATAATGGTCCTGGTGCAATAGAGTTAGGTGTTCCTTTTTTCATCGATCACCAATTGGCTGGAGGCTATGGTAATAATGATCGGGAGTATATGCAAGGTCCATTTTACCCCGGGTCCGATTTTCAAGGATATCAGACAAGATTAAAAAGACGCGACGTTTTTGATGTAGGCATTCAGGCCATCCAGCGAGAAAGCCAAAATGAATTTAACGCATCTTTTTTGGATCTCGAGGGCGAGCAACAAGATGAGATATTACAAAAATTCCAAGACGACGAAGTAGATATGAAAGGGGTTACGCCAACTACCTTCTTCGAACTACTGCGATCAGCAACCATAGAAGGGGCGTATTCAGACCCCCTTTACGGCGGTAATGGAAATATGCAAGGTTGGGTGATGAAGGAGTATCCGGGTAATTATATGAGTTACATTGATGAAATGGAAGAAGAAGAATTTATTGAAAAAGAACCAAAAGCTTTACGATCACATATGTCATCTTGA
- a CDS encoding twin-arginine translocase TatA/TatE family subunit produces MGIANIGIPGLILIVILALIIFGPKKLPEIGSAFGQTLSSFKKSATGLISDEELTTDEKDANPTQPQAEKTD; encoded by the coding sequence ATGGGCATTGCAAATATAGGCATTCCGGGGTTAATTCTCATTGTCATCCTTGCTTTAATTATTTTCGGGCCAAAGAAGCTTCCGGAAATCGGGTCTGCCTTTGGACAAACCCTTTCATCATTTAAAAAATCTGCCACCGGACTGATAAGTGATGAAGAGTTGACAACAGATGAAAAAGATGCTAATCCAACTCAACCTCAAGCTGAGAAGACAGATTAG